The Blastocatellia bacterium genome contains the following window.
TCGGCATGAGTCAGTTGCTCCCGACCGGAGGGAGCTGGCAATTCACCTTATCGAATCAGCGCACGACGACGAACTCGATCTTCGCCACACTGAACCCTCAGTTCTTCACGACGCTCTCCTTGGATTTCGTGCAGCCGCTCTGGCGCAACTTCCGGTGGAATTCGACGAAGCAGCAGATTCGAGTCGCCAAGAAGGCGCTCGACCTGTCCGATAGTCAATTCCGGCAGCGCGTCATCGAGATCATCACCCAGGTGCAAAAGGCCTATTACGACCTCGTCTTCGCGATTCGGAACGTCGAGATCTTGGAAGAGGCCGTCGAGCTGGCGCGGCGGCAACATGAGGAGAACCAGCAGCGCGTGGAGGCAGGAACGCTTCCCCCTATCGAGCTGCATCAATCGCTGGCGGAGATCGAGCGGCGAAATCAGGAGCTGATCGCTGCCGTCGCGCAGGTCACGGTCGCCGAAAATACGTTGAAGGGCTTGATTCTCCCGAGTCTCAACGATCCGCTCTGGCGGGCTAATATCGTGCCGACGGAGAGCATCGAATTCGTGCCGCTAGCTCTCGACGAGGAGAGCGCCTTGCGAGTGGCGCTGACGAATCGCCCGGAGGTGCAGCAGTTGCGGCTTCAGAAGGAACAAACGGACATCGCCATTCAGTATTTCGCGAATCAGACGCGACCGGCGATCAATCTGATCGCGCGCTATGCGTCCTTCGGATTGGCGGGGACGGAAGTCCCCCCTCCTCCAGAGTTTCCGTTTCTGGCGGGGGGAGTTGCTGCGCAGTTCCTCGGCGGTCCGAGTCAAGCCATTGAGAATGCGCTGCGCCAGCGATTTCGCAACGTGGCCATTGGGGTGAGCATCAGCTTCCCCCTTCGGAATCGCACGGCCGAAGCGCAACTGGGACAGGCGAAAGCGCAAGCGCGCGCTTTGGACTTTCAAGAACAGCAACTCCTTCAACGGATCGCCATCGAGGTGCGAAACGCGCTGCAGAACGTCGAAGCCGCGCGTCAGAGTATCGAGGCCGCGCGCGCTGCGCGCCTGGCCCGCGAGAAACAGCTCGAAGGCGAGCAGGAACGCTTCGCTGCCGGCATGTCCACGAATTTCCTCGTCCTGCAATATCAGAATCAGCTCTCTCAAGCGCGCGGAGCCGAGCTTCAAGCGCTCATTGCGTATAACAAAGCGATCGCCGAGCTGCAGCGGGTGATGGGAACGACGCTCGACGTCTACAACATCCGCCTCTCGACGGGTTCTCGGTGAACGCTGCGAAATGCGAGGTGATGGCGCGTGCCTCGCGCCGATCGCCGAAGTCGTCCGTGAGAGCCTTCGAGTTCTGCAGAGACAGAACGGAGGCTCATGGCCGAGCGAGCACGCGCAGGGCGTAGGGCACGCCATAGGCGTGCGTCCATCCGAAGACGCGCAATCCGTGCGTGAAGCTCCAGATCGGACGGCTCCCGTCAGGATTTCGAGGAAGATGGCTCGCCTTCTCCAAGGCCGCGAACAATTCCCGTTGGGTCCAGGAATCGTCAATCGGGCGAGGCAAGGCCTCCATCTTCAGTGGCTCGATGCGTTGCCGCAACTCTTGGAGGAAGCTCGGATCACCCGTCAAATCATAGCCGACGACGAGGCTATGGATCGTCGCCAAGTATGATTCCATCCGGTGACTGAGCGGAGGGACATCTCGCACGCGCCGGGCATGTCGTACGAGCGCTGCGCGCACACGAGGATCTCCCGTGAGATCGAGATATCGCGCCAGCGCGTGAGAGGCATAATTCTGCGCATATCCGAAGCGATCCATGACGAGACTCCCCCCTTGCTCTCGCTCTTGCCAAAAGAGCATGCGCGCGATCCGATCGCGCAGCTCTTGGTGGTACCGTTCCTCCTTAGTGGCATCCCACACTTCGACGAGATTCCACACTGAGAGATAGAGGCGACGCCCGGTCAGGTCATGGTCGCCCCAAATCCGCTTGAGATAGGTCTCGGCCGTTTGGATCGCCACCTCCAATCCTCGGTGATAGCCCGATAGGTAGTAACTGGCCAGCCATCCCGCGACCCAAACATGCGCGCTCAAGGCGCGCGACCAATGCTGCATCCCGTGTCGGCGGCCAATGCCGAGGTATTTCGTCCCTGGCGGCTGCCGAAGCGTCTCCCAAAAGTCGAGCGCGGAGTTCGTATCCCCGTAGTACTTTGGATCCGCGGGCCAATGCGTATTGTCCACGTCCATCGAATGCCGACTCGCAGCTTCCGCCGCCAAATATATCCGACGGTCTCCCGTGCGCAAAAAGTGGAACCATAGCATGAAGTCCACAGCCGGTTCGTTGCACACCCAGACGTCCCACTTCTCCCCATCGAAGTTCAACTTCCCATCGCCGTAGTCGAACATCCCGAACCACGGCGCCCAGCGTTGGTTGAAGAGCCACCACTCGAATTTGTAATCCAGCGCGCGCTCGAATTCGGGAAAGCGGTCAGTGCGCGGGGCGAAGCGGCCGTATACCCCGCTCTCGGCGTACCACGTTGGATCGGCATGAGCGACGGGAGGGGCGAGAACGTAACTCATCGTTCGTTCGATGTCGGCCGCGCCGCTCTTGTGGAAGTACAGGATCAGCTCGCTCGTCTTCGCGAGCCCTTGCGCCCAATTCTCCACCGTCCCTTCGGAACCGTCCTCGTACTCCAGTTCGCTCGACCAACGCGCGAAGCTCATCGGCTCGACGCGCGGCGACCAGAGGAACGCCGTCAGACGTCCCGGCGCCTCCCAGCGCAGCTCCTTCGGATATTCTTCGAGGAAGTGTCGGATTCCGACGGCGACGCCCCATCGCTCATCCGAGAGGCTCAACCATCCATCGGCGCGTTCGGCCCGGGCGACCGTCTGCTCGTCTACATCGAGATGGGCGAAGAAGCCCTCCAATCGCCGATCCGGCGTGGATTCGGGAACAGGGGGCATGCGCGTCGGTTGTGGACCAGATTGAAGCAGAGAGATCGTGCGCGCTCCTGCGATCTCGCGAACGTGCTCGCGACGCCGTCCGTCCTGCCACCATTTTCCTTCGCGATAAACCGTTTGCATCCGCCGTCGAGATGACAACTTCACATCGAGCGCCAGACCGACGGCTGCGATACGATCGTTCGGCTGCGTCCATCCGGGATCGCCCGGCTCTTCGCGGCGAATCTTCTCGCCCTGTGTGGCGACGTGCGCGTGCTCGCCTTCCAGCGGCCGATGCTTATCGGGCACGCCCGTGTAAATGAACGTGTGGAGGACGCGGATATACGGCTTTCCCGCATAGGCGTGAATGCGCATCACGAAAGGCGCCGCCGGATTATCGGCGCGCGCGTACCGGTATTCGCCTTCGACGCGCAGGATGATGTGGAGCGGGCCGGATCCCTTCTCAACGACCGTTCGCGTAACGACCGCGCGCGAGGGATCCACGCCGGCGTCATCGAGAAAGTCGAGGAACGATCCGCGTCCGACGGGACCTTCGGCGATCACATCCGACTCATCGAACCCGTTCCCCTCCACATCCAGTTGGACGCGATGCAAGAATCCCCCTTCGCCCTTCCGTACCAGGAAGCGCAATGGTCCGGTTGTCACTTCGGCGAACCCGCGCTCGCCTTGGTTATTGATGACGATCGCGCGCTGCGGAGGCGGCCACGTTCGTCGCACCGTCGGCCCATACTCGACGAAATATTCATCGAAGGCCTCGGCGAAAAAGAAG
Protein-coding sequences here:
- a CDS encoding TolC family protein codes for the protein MRKRHVAFSVWMSVWILGFILFPVRGTRAQEPAPSSKKPAPQESVSLGRVRPLMVKRVGVDVENLWYLSLHDAILKALENNTEIQVQRTGVQVSEFALRAAQGAYDPVVSIGAPPPAAAAAAGGFIGGAATQGFGFESRSTPVASRLQAGRDANALRSRTFTYNVGMSQLLPTGGSWQFTLSNQRTTTNSIFATLNPQFFTTLSLDFVQPLWRNFRWNSTKQQIRVAKKALDLSDSQFRQRVIEIITQVQKAYYDLVFAIRNVEILEEAVELARRQHEENQQRVEAGTLPPIELHQSLAEIERRNQELIAAVAQVTVAENTLKGLILPSLNDPLWRANIVPTESIEFVPLALDEESALRVALTNRPEVQQLRLQKEQTDIAIQYFANQTRPAINLIARYASFGLAGTEVPPPPEFPFLAGGVAAQFLGGPSQAIENALRQRFRNVAIGVSISFPLRNRTAEAQLGQAKAQARALDFQEQQLLQRIAIEVRNALQNVEAARQSIEAARAARLAREKQLEGEQERFAAGMSTNFLVLQYQNQLSQARGAELQALIAYNKAIAELQRVMGTTLDVYNIRLSTGSR